In Streptomyces capitiformicae, one genomic interval encodes:
- a CDS encoding DUF4865 family protein, with translation MLAMQYEITLPADYDMDVIRARATGNGPLLDDFPGLGLKAYLMRERGVDGSPVNQYSPFYLWNAPAGMNAFLLGPGFQGLSDHFGRPRVRHWTGLAYQEGGSAGATPRVAVRRRWSVPDDARLAEVTAEAVFEAGRLASLGGAVCAAAGVDPYHWEMVHFSLWEHDSPKAEGDVFQVLYLNTPERERLSCDRLARSC, from the coding sequence ATGCTGGCCATGCAGTACGAGATCACCTTGCCCGCCGACTACGACATGGACGTGATTCGCGCCCGCGCGACCGGCAACGGCCCTCTGCTGGACGACTTTCCCGGACTGGGGCTGAAGGCGTACCTCATGCGGGAGCGCGGAGTGGACGGGTCGCCGGTCAACCAGTACAGCCCGTTCTACCTCTGGAACGCCCCGGCGGGCATGAACGCCTTTCTCCTGGGCCCCGGATTCCAGGGGCTGTCCGACCACTTCGGCCGCCCCCGGGTGCGCCACTGGACGGGCCTGGCGTACCAGGAGGGTGGCAGCGCCGGCGCCACGCCCCGGGTCGCCGTGCGCCGCCGGTGGAGTGTGCCGGACGACGCGCGGCTCGCCGAGGTCACGGCGGAAGCGGTGTTTGAGGCCGGGCGGCTGGCCTCGCTCGGCGGGGCGGTGTGCGCGGCGGCGGGGGTCGATCCGTACCACTGGGAGATGGTGCACTTCTCGCTCTGGGAACACGACTCCCCCAAGGCCGAGGGCGATGTCTTCCAGGTGCTGTACCTGAACACGCCCGAGCGCGAGAGGCTGTCGTGCGACCGGCTGGCCCGATCGTGTTGA
- a CDS encoding ATP-binding protein: MISQHSRHCTVELQALPSRIGQVRRIVSAQLRYWHLDPLIERAVLGVTELLSNVHRHAEPDKMCTVEIELLLGRLTVSVHDNDPRLPVVQDAELFATSGRGLAMVAAVSESWGVRPHGESGKVVWFTLPASSAAVPKISPYDAGQPQPQQCDAGRRPATRGRRSEHAPARSAVAG; the protein is encoded by the coding sequence GTGATCAGCCAGCACAGCAGGCACTGCACGGTGGAGCTCCAAGCCCTGCCGTCGCGGATCGGCCAGGTCCGCAGAATCGTCTCTGCGCAATTGCGCTACTGGCACCTGGATCCCTTGATAGAGCGGGCCGTACTCGGGGTGACCGAGCTGCTGTCCAACGTCCACCGGCACGCCGAGCCGGACAAGATGTGCACCGTGGAGATCGAGCTGCTCCTCGGTCGGCTCACGGTCTCGGTGCACGACAACGACCCGCGTCTTCCGGTCGTCCAGGACGCTGAGCTCTTCGCCACCAGTGGGCGCGGTCTCGCGATGGTCGCCGCGGTGAGCGAGAGCTGGGGTGTCAGGCCGCACGGCGAGTCGGGCAAGGTCGTGTGGTTCACGCTCCCGGCGTCCTCGGCCGCGGTGCCGAAGATCTCGCCGTACGACGCCGGACAGCCGCAGCCCCAGCAGTGCGACGCCGGACGGCGTCCCGCCACGCGCGGGCGCAGGTCCGAACACGCTCCCGCCCGGTCGGCCGTCGCAGGCTGA
- a CDS encoding DeoR/GlpR family DNA-binding transcription regulator — protein MSENQNLLAEQRRALILDEVRRRGGVRVNELTRKLGVSDMTVRRDLDALARQGVVEKVHGGAVPVAEASTHEPGFEAKSGLELSAKEDIARAAAELVVPGSAIALSGGTTTYALAHRLVDVPDLTVVTNSVRVADVFHAAQRSSGPRQGAATVVLTGGVRTPSDSLVGPVADQAIAALHFDVLFLGVHGISVEAGLSTPNLAEAETNRRLVQSARRVVVVADHTKWGTVGLSSFAALEQVDTLVTDAGLAPQARAEIAEHLRRLVVAGEDDDGVDL, from the coding sequence GTGAGTGAGAACCAGAACCTCCTCGCGGAGCAGCGTCGTGCCCTGATCCTCGACGAGGTGCGCCGGCGGGGCGGGGTCCGGGTCAACGAGCTGACGCGCAAGCTCGGCGTGTCGGACATGACGGTGCGCCGCGATCTCGACGCGCTCGCCCGCCAGGGCGTGGTGGAGAAGGTGCACGGCGGCGCCGTACCAGTGGCCGAGGCGAGTACGCACGAACCGGGCTTCGAGGCGAAGTCCGGGCTGGAGCTGAGCGCCAAGGAGGACATCGCGCGGGCCGCCGCCGAACTGGTGGTGCCGGGGTCCGCGATCGCCCTGTCGGGCGGTACGACGACGTACGCGCTCGCGCACCGGCTGGTGGATGTGCCGGACCTGACCGTGGTCACCAACTCGGTGCGGGTCGCCGATGTCTTCCATGCCGCCCAGCGCTCGTCGGGGCCCCGGCAGGGTGCGGCGACCGTCGTGCTGACCGGTGGGGTGCGGACTCCGTCGGACTCGCTCGTGGGGCCGGTGGCCGATCAGGCGATCGCGGCGCTCCACTTCGACGTGCTGTTCCTTGGTGTGCACGGGATATCGGTCGAGGCCGGCCTGTCCACGCCGAACCTTGCGGAGGCCGAGACAAATCGGCGGCTCGTGCAGTCGGCTCGGCGAGTGGTTGTCGTGGCCGACCACACGAAGTGGGGGACGGTGGGGTTGAGTTCGTTCGCGGCGTTGGAGCAGGTCGACACGTTGGTGACGGATGCGGGGTTGGCTCCGCAGGCTCGGGCCGAGATCGCTGAGCATTTGCGGCGCCTGGTGGTGGCTGGGGAGGACGACGACGGGGTCGATCTTTGA
- a CDS encoding TetR/AcrR family transcriptional regulator, whose protein sequence is MSTSERLIESTRELLWERGYVGTSPKAILERSGAGQGSMYHHFRGKPDLALAAIRRTAEELRATAAGVLDGPGSPYDRIEAYLRRERDVLRGCPVGRLTMDPDVIASDELRAPVDETLDWLRERLAGLVEEAKEEGRFAPELDAEEIAATIVATVQGGYVLARASGSPAAFDAGIRGLLALLRTAR, encoded by the coding sequence ATGAGCACCTCGGAGCGTCTGATCGAGTCCACCCGCGAGCTGCTGTGGGAGCGTGGCTATGTGGGCACCAGCCCCAAGGCCATCCTGGAGCGCTCGGGTGCCGGACAAGGCAGCATGTATCACCACTTCAGGGGGAAGCCGGACCTCGCGCTGGCCGCGATCCGGCGGACGGCCGAGGAGCTGCGGGCCACCGCGGCGGGAGTACTCGACGGGCCGGGCTCGCCGTACGACCGTATCGAGGCGTATCTGCGGCGCGAGCGCGATGTGCTGCGCGGCTGCCCCGTCGGGCGGCTCACCATGGACCCGGATGTGATCGCGAGCGACGAGCTGCGGGCACCGGTGGACGAGACGCTCGACTGGTTGCGTGAACGCCTCGCCGGACTTGTCGAAGAGGCCAAGGAGGAGGGGCGGTTCGCGCCGGAGCTGGACGCGGAGGAGATCGCCGCGACGATCGTGGCGACCGTGCAGGGCGGTTACGTCCTGGCCCGTGCCTCGGGATCACCGGCGGCCTTCGACGCGGGGATCCGCGGGCTGCTCGCCCTGCTCCGCACCGCTCGATAG
- a CDS encoding SHOCT domain-containing protein, whose translation MQTLAHFADGGPGPWILLFPLIWAAVVIGGIALLRRSVWRGRRGPRRPAADDNSPITVLGHRFAAGEIDEDEYWRRLSVLDERFGPTGKGGAA comes from the coding sequence ATGCAGACCCTGGCTCACTTCGCCGACGGCGGGCCCGGCCCGTGGATCCTCCTCTTCCCGCTCATCTGGGCGGCCGTCGTGATCGGCGGCATCGCGCTGCTGCGCCGCTCGGTGTGGCGCGGACGACGCGGCCCTCGGCGGCCCGCCGCCGACGACAACTCACCCATCACCGTGCTCGGCCACCGCTTCGCCGCCGGTGAGATCGACGAGGACGAGTACTGGCGTCGACTGTCCGTCCTGGACGAGCGGTTCGGCCCTACGGGCAAGGGCGGTGCGGCATGA
- a CDS encoding ABC transporter permease → MAALLVSSDGASGSAFAFAPAPTQLAGVALVGLAAGVPAGLRPARRAARMDVLRAIATE, encoded by the coding sequence ATGGCCGCGCTGTTGGTCTCCTCCGACGGCGCGAGCGGCAGTGCCTTCGCCTTCGCGCCGGCGCCGACACAACTCGCCGGGGTGGCCCTCGTGGGACTCGCGGCCGGAGTGCCGGCAGGTCTGCGCCCGGCCCGGCGGGCGGCACGCATGGACGTGCTGCGTGCCATCGCCACCGAGTGA
- the cds1 gene encoding L-cysteine desulfhydrase Cds1: MSTPQTTRPGATLDVDHSDTEYRSWLKAAVRKVQADANRSADTHLLRFPLPEHWGIDLYLKDESTHPTGSLKHRLARSLFLYGLCNGWIRPGRPVIEASSGSTAVSEAYFAGLIGVPFIAVMPRTTSAEKIRLIEFHGGRCHFVDDSRKMYEAAAALAAETGGHYMDQFTYAERATDWRGNNNIAESIFRQLELERFPEPAWIVATAGTGGTSATIARYVHYTQHDTRLCVADPENSCFFEGWTTGDPDVTCDGGSRIEGIGRPRMEPSFVPGAIDRMMKVPDAASVAAVRALEHSIGRRAGGSTGTGLWSALKIVAEMVSEGRQGSVVTLLCDPGDRYLDKYYSDEWLAEQGLDIAPYTKAIEALLETGVWTD; this comes from the coding sequence GTGAGCACCCCCCAGACCACTCGCCCGGGCGCGACCCTCGACGTCGACCACAGCGACACGGAGTACCGGAGCTGGCTCAAAGCAGCCGTCCGCAAGGTCCAGGCCGACGCCAACCGCTCCGCCGACACCCATCTGCTGCGTTTCCCGCTGCCCGAGCACTGGGGCATCGACCTGTACCTCAAGGACGAGTCGACCCACCCCACCGGCAGCCTCAAGCACCGCCTCGCCCGCTCCCTCTTCCTCTACGGCCTCTGCAACGGCTGGATCCGGCCGGGCCGCCCCGTGATCGAGGCGTCCAGCGGTTCGACGGCCGTCTCCGAGGCGTACTTCGCGGGGCTCATCGGCGTGCCCTTCATCGCCGTCATGCCGCGCACGACCAGCGCCGAGAAGATCCGCCTGATCGAGTTCCACGGCGGCCGCTGCCACTTCGTGGACGACTCCAGGAAGATGTACGAGGCCGCCGCCGCCCTCGCGGCCGAGACGGGCGGCCACTACATGGACCAGTTCACCTACGCCGAACGGGCGACGGACTGGCGCGGCAACAACAACATCGCCGAATCCATCTTCCGCCAGCTGGAGTTGGAGCGGTTCCCCGAGCCCGCCTGGATCGTCGCCACGGCCGGCACCGGCGGCACCTCGGCGACCATCGCGCGCTACGTCCACTACACCCAGCACGACACCCGCCTCTGCGTCGCCGACCCCGAGAACTCCTGCTTCTTCGAGGGGTGGACCACCGGCGACCCGGACGTCACCTGCGACGGCGGCTCGCGCATCGAGGGCATCGGCCGCCCCCGCATGGAGCCCAGCTTCGTCCCCGGCGCCATCGACCGCATGATGAAGGTCCCCGACGCGGCCAGCGTCGCCGCCGTACGAGCCCTGGAACACTCCATCGGCCGCAGGGCCGGCGGCTCGACGGGCACGGGCCTGTGGAGCGCCCTGAAGATCGTCGCCGAGATGGTCTCCGAGGGCCGCCAGGGCAGCGTGGTAACCCTCCTGTGCGACCCGGGCGATCGCTATCTGGACAAGTACTACTCGGACGAGTGGCTGGCGGAACAGGGCTTGGACATCGCGCCGTACACAAAGGCGATCGAGGCGCTGCTGGAGACGGGCGTATGGACGGACTGA
- a CDS encoding DUF1272 domain-containing protein, whose translation MALEMRDRCERCETATLPADAPARICSYECTFCVPCGTAMRDVCPNCSGELVARPRRRAAAQPS comes from the coding sequence ATGGCACTGGAAATGCGCGACCGCTGCGAGCGCTGTGAGACGGCGACCCTGCCGGCCGACGCCCCGGCCCGCATCTGCTCGTACGAGTGCACCTTCTGCGTCCCGTGCGGCACTGCCATGCGGGACGTCTGCCCCAACTGCAGCGGGGAGCTGGTCGCCAGACCTCGCCGCCGGGCAGCCGCGCAGCCGAGTTAA